The following proteins are encoded in a genomic region of Nymphalis io chromosome 16, ilAglIoxx1.1, whole genome shotgun sequence:
- the LOC126774469 gene encoding uncharacterized protein LOC126774469: MSKRKVIHSEGRAIIAKVFHFLKDEYSFMKANNSDGCDLSPLANILKRTAQATGVSERTVTRILKEEKELPSSSTKFTSPMKKRRKRDSKFNLDNMNQEIIRTTIQNFHIEHNELPTLAKLQSALREKIGFDGCLSTLRSLLIKMGYKWTKIENNRKSLQERHEIQLWRFNFLKKIHEYREQGRPIIYTDETYVLTSHVRQNTWNLKMLDTKTKDKSFKKKLSTGARFIIVHAGSSSGFIKDVSLIYKASSTTGDYHSNMNFNNYNKWLNEKLLPNLPDKSVIVIDNASYHNTRSSSIPTSNSRKSDMQKWLTEHGIPFNERSRNVELYDLIIRNKQRFISYRIDEIIKSKGFEILRLPPYHPELNAIENIWGILKNKIASKNIGQNMTEVQNLIAEGLNSIDNNIWFNTCKHVEKIEKEYMKYFDYDFEFIINVGESSDSSTTDFETNSDSSVED; this comes from the exons ATGTCAAAGCGCAAAGTTATCCATAGCgag ggTCGAGCAATCATTGCTAAAGTCTTTCACTTTCTTAAAGATGAATATAGTTTTATGAAAGCAAATAACAGTGATGGATGTGACCTAAGTCCATTAGCAAACATATTAAAAAGAACTGCCCAAGCAACAGGCGTCAGTGAACGCACAGTAACTAGGATTTTAAAAGAAGAGAAGGAGTTGCCATCGTCATCAACCAAGTTTACTTCACCCATGAAAAAGCGACGTAAAAGAgacagtaaatttaatttagataatatGAATCAAGAAATTATTCGAACTACAATTCAAAATTTTCATATAGAACACAATGAACTTCCAACTTTGGCAAAACTTCAGTCTGCATTAAGAGAAAAAATTGGTTTTGACGGATGTTTGAGCACATTACGTTCGTTGCTTATAAAAATGGGCTACAAATGGACCAAGATTGAAAACAATCGTAAATCTTTACAAGAAAGGCATGAGATACAATTGTggagatttaattttttgaaaaaaattcaTGAATACCGTGAACAAGGCCGTCCCATTATATATACAGACGAAACCTATGTGCTAACCTCGCATGTACGTCAAAACACGTGGAATTTAAAAATGCTAGATACTAAGACAAAAGacaagtcatttaaaaaaaagttgagtACCGGTGCTCGTTTTATTATAGTGCATGCAGGTAGTAGTAGTGGATTTATTAAAGATGTTTCGTTAATATACAAAGCATCATCCACAACTGGAGATTATCACTCTAATatgaatttcaataattataacaaatggcTGAATGAAAAGCTGCTGCCAAATTTACCAGATAAATCTGTTATAGTGATAGACAACGCATCCTATCATAATACTCGAAGTAGTAGTATACCTACGTCAAATTCGCGCAAGAGCGACATGCAAAAGTGGCTGACGGAACACGGTATTCCTTTCAATGAACGGTCCCGCAACGTAGAATTGTATGATTTAATAATCAGAAATAAGCAgcgttttatttcatatagaatTGACGAGATAATAAAAAGCAAAGGTTTCGAAATTCTTCGACTGCCACCATATCACCCCGAGTTAAATGCCATTGAAAACATCTGGGGTATTTTGAAGAATAAGATTGCCTCGAAAAATATTGGTCAAAATATGACAGAAGTACAAAATTTAATAGCTGAAGGTTTAAACAGTATCGATAACAACATCTGGTTTAATACATGCAAGCATGTCGAAAAAATTGAAAAGgagtatatgaaatattttgattatgactttgaatttataattaatgtgggTGAATCAAGTGATAGCAGCACGACTGACTTTGAAACTAATAGCGACAGTTCCGTAGAAGATTAA